In Mycobacterium stomatepiae, the following are encoded in one genomic region:
- the tkt gene encoding transketolase produces the protein MTITPRTTSAPEVALIPKAIESLTSTDELDRLAINTLRFLAADGVQAANSGHPGLPLGTSAIAWTLWSRHLRHDPADPRWPDRDRFVLSAGHGSMLLYALLHLFGYGLSIDQLRKFRQLGSRTPGHPEYGHTPGVETTTGPLGQGLSNAVGMALAERMLAARCNTDEHTVVDHRTWVLAGDGDLMEGISHEAASLAGRLRLGKLIVIFDDNDITIDGPASQSCTDDVEGRFTAYGWRVLSVPDGNDVPALDQAFTEAVRGDGRPTFIRVGTTIGFGAPGIEGTSKAHGSPLGSEVLHAMRTRLDWPDAHFHVPIAVSATAAVTAARGATARAQWTQIHAAWQVDHPQLSADFPLDTVPTADDLSVLTPLADGLASGGKSATRKASGSALAALAAVYPGLVGGSADLAASTNTAIPGGDITPEDYSGRTIHFGIREHAMAAVMNGIALHGGLRPFGSTFLVFADYLRPALRLSALMKLPVVYVFTHDSVHVGEDGPTHQPVEQLESLRLIPGLTVLRPADAAETALAWQITAENTTGPTALVLSRQDLPVLGGAGLDDTRQYGMRVVRPVADTAHIVLAASGSEVALALEAAELLSEHGISAIVISVMWRERIAAALDSDGSALPDLPVVWIEAGVTTGWRALARPGDSVIGIDRFGESGPGPEVAAHLGLTAAAVFDAALRSIAAG, from the coding sequence GTGACCATCACACCACGAACGACCAGCGCACCGGAAGTCGCACTAATCCCTAAAGCGATCGAATCACTCACCAGCACAGACGAATTGGACCGACTAGCGATCAACACACTGCGATTCCTCGCTGCCGATGGTGTGCAGGCCGCCAACAGCGGACATCCCGGCTTACCGCTGGGTACCAGCGCGATCGCCTGGACGTTGTGGTCGCGGCACCTGCGCCACGACCCCGCTGATCCGCGCTGGCCCGACCGCGACCGCTTCGTGCTGTCCGCCGGCCACGGCTCGATGCTGCTCTACGCCCTGCTGCACCTGTTCGGTTACGGCCTGTCGATCGACCAACTGCGGAAGTTCCGGCAACTGGGCTCGCGAACCCCCGGGCACCCTGAGTACGGTCACACCCCTGGGGTCGAAACAACCACGGGCCCACTGGGACAAGGGCTTAGCAACGCTGTCGGGATGGCGTTGGCCGAACGGATGCTGGCCGCACGGTGCAACACCGACGAGCACACGGTCGTCGACCACCGCACCTGGGTGCTAGCCGGCGACGGCGACTTGATGGAGGGAATCAGCCACGAGGCCGCGTCGCTGGCCGGGCGCCTCCGGCTGGGCAAGTTGATCGTGATCTTCGACGACAACGACATCACCATCGACGGACCGGCGTCACAGAGCTGCACCGACGACGTCGAGGGCCGGTTCACCGCCTATGGCTGGCGAGTGCTCAGCGTCCCCGACGGCAACGACGTGCCCGCACTTGACCAGGCGTTCACCGAGGCGGTTCGCGGCGACGGCAGGCCTACGTTCATCCGGGTGGGCACCACCATCGGCTTCGGGGCGCCCGGCATCGAGGGGACCTCGAAAGCCCACGGGAGCCCATTGGGGTCGGAAGTGCTCCACGCCATGCGCACCCGTCTGGACTGGCCCGACGCACATTTCCACGTGCCCATTGCGGTCAGCGCGACCGCGGCCGTGACGGCCGCGCGAGGTGCCACGGCACGGGCGCAGTGGACTCAGATACACGCCGCGTGGCAAGTTGACCATCCGCAGCTCTCAGCGGACTTCCCGCTCGACACGGTTCCCACCGCCGACGACCTATCGGTGCTGACGCCGCTGGCCGACGGTTTGGCGTCGGGCGGAAAGTCAGCGACGCGCAAGGCATCCGGCTCGGCACTGGCGGCGCTGGCGGCCGTCTATCCGGGACTGGTCGGCGGGTCCGCCGACCTGGCCGCCTCGACCAACACCGCGATCCCCGGCGGTGACATCACGCCGGAGGACTACAGCGGCCGCACGATTCATTTCGGTATCCGCGAGCACGCGATGGCGGCGGTGATGAACGGCATCGCATTGCACGGCGGGCTGCGTCCATTCGGAAGTACCTTTCTGGTGTTCGCCGACTACCTGCGCCCGGCTTTGCGACTTTCGGCGCTGATGAAATTGCCGGTGGTGTATGTGTTCACCCATGACTCGGTACACGTCGGCGAGGACGGGCCCACACATCAGCCGGTCGAACAGCTGGAGTCGCTTCGACTCATTCCGGGCCTGACCGTGTTGCGTCCGGCGGACGCCGCCGAGACCGCGCTCGCGTGGCAGATTACGGCGGAGAACACCACGGGTCCAACAGCTTTGGTGCTGAGCCGCCAAGACCTTCCGGTGTTGGGCGGTGCCGGTCTGGACGACACCCGCCAATACGGCATGCGCGTGGTCCGCCCGGTGGCCGACACCGCCCACATCGTGCTGGCGGCCAGCGGCTCGGAGGTCGCCTTAGCCCTCGAGGCTGCCGAGTTACTCAGCGAGCATGGGATATCGGCGATCGTCATCTCGGTGATGTGGCGGGAACGGATCGCGGCCGCGCTGGACTCCGACGGCAGCGCCCTGCCCGATCTGCCGGTGGTGTGGATCGAGGCCGGCGTGACCACCGGCTGGCGGGCGCTGGCGCGGCCAGGCGACTCGGTGATCGGCATCGACCGCTTCGGCGAGAGCGGACCGGGTCCCGAGGTGGCAGCGCACCTGGGCCTGACCGCGGCGGCCGTCTTCGACGCTGCGCTGCGCAGCATCGCAGCGGGATGA
- a CDS encoding HAD family hydrolase gives MALEAVVFDVDGTLADTERNGHRLAFNDAFAQHGLNINWTPEAYGRLLAIAGGRHRIRYDLRERGFGSRAGRLAYDIHQTKTALFTDRILNGEICGPPRTSRCVEVAHPVDVR, from the coding sequence GTGGCGCTAGAGGCGGTCGTCTTCGACGTCGACGGCACGCTGGCCGATACCGAACGCAACGGTCATCGGTTGGCGTTCAACGACGCGTTCGCCCAACACGGTTTGAACATCAACTGGACACCCGAGGCATACGGCCGGCTACTGGCGATCGCGGGCGGCCGCCACCGCATCAGATATGACCTGCGGGAGAGGGGGTTTGGCAGCCGCGCCGGTCGGTTGGCCTACGACATACACCAAACCAAGACAGCACTGTTCACCGATCGCATTCTCAACGGCGAGATCTGCGGGCCGCCAAGGACTAGCAGATGCGTGGAAGTTGCTCACCCAGTTGACGTTCGATGA
- the hypE gene encoding hydrogenase expression/formation protein HypE, with translation MPEPPVAIDPADWVCPLPLRETKRIVLGHGGGGVLSEELIENLFLPAFGGVAGAARDSALLDIAGGRIALTTDSYVVHPLFFPGGNIGDLAVNGTINDLACSGAQPVALTAGFILEEGLELDVLGAVAETMGKAAANAGVGIVTGDTKVVASGGADQLFVNTAGVGVVPPGVHIGPERVRAADHIIVSGNVGEHGVAIMSVREGIDFGTTVTTDSAPLHRMVAAMLDAAGSAVHALRDPTRGGLVAAVVEIARAASVGIELDQAKVPIPEAVSSACSFLGLDPLQVANEGKMVAFVDPGHSEAVLAAMRTRTEGANAAIIGRVVAEHPGMVVGKTPFGTTQVIERQLGEQLPRIC, from the coding sequence ATGCCTGAGCCACCGGTCGCCATCGACCCGGCCGATTGGGTTTGTCCGCTGCCGCTTCGTGAGACGAAGCGCATCGTGCTGGGCCACGGCGGCGGCGGTGTGCTCTCCGAGGAGCTGATCGAGAACCTGTTCCTGCCCGCCTTCGGCGGCGTGGCCGGTGCCGCGCGCGATTCGGCGTTGCTGGATATCGCGGGCGGGCGCATCGCGTTGACCACCGATTCGTATGTGGTCCACCCGCTGTTCTTTCCGGGTGGGAACATCGGTGACTTGGCGGTCAACGGCACGATCAACGATTTGGCGTGCAGCGGAGCCCAACCGGTCGCGCTGACCGCCGGGTTCATCCTGGAAGAAGGACTCGAGCTGGATGTGCTCGGCGCGGTCGCCGAAACCATGGGCAAGGCGGCCGCCAACGCCGGCGTGGGCATTGTCACCGGCGACACCAAGGTCGTCGCGAGCGGCGGTGCCGACCAGCTATTCGTCAATACCGCGGGGGTGGGTGTCGTTCCCCCGGGCGTGCACATTGGGCCCGAGCGGGTCCGCGCCGCAGACCATATCATCGTGTCGGGCAACGTGGGCGAGCATGGTGTGGCCATCATGAGTGTGCGCGAAGGTATCGATTTCGGCACCACCGTTACCACCGATAGCGCTCCGTTGCACCGGATGGTCGCGGCCATGCTCGACGCCGCAGGATCCGCGGTGCACGCGCTACGCGATCCCACCCGCGGCGGCCTTGTCGCCGCGGTCGTCGAAATCGCCCGTGCGGCGTCGGTCGGCATAGAACTCGATCAGGCGAAAGTCCCTATTCCCGAGGCGGTTTCGTCGGCCTGCTCGTTTCTCGGGCTAGATCCCCTGCAGGTGGCCAACGAGGGCAAGATGGTGGCGTTCGTCGATCCCGGCCATAGCGAAGCGGTACTGGCCGCGATGCGGACGCGCACCGAGGGCGCGAACGCGGCGATCATCGGTCGTGTCGTTGCCGAGCATCCCGGCATGGTGGTGGGCAAGACCCCATTTGGCACTACGCAGGTCATCGAACGTCAACTGGGTGAGCAACTTCCACGCATCTGCTAG
- the hypD gene encoding hydrogenase formation protein HypD: MKYLDEFRDPVAAHTLVDHIKKRVSKTWTIMEVCGGQTHSIIRNGIDQLLDGAVEFIHGPGCPVCVTPLEMIDRALDIAAREDVIFCSFGDMLRVPGSSQDLFGVRARGGDVRIVYSPLDATRVAADNPDKQVVFFGVGFETTAPANAMAVVHAQRLGLTNFSMLVSHVLVPPAMTAILSSPTNRVEAFLAAGHVCTVMGTGEYGPLVDEFQVPIVVTGFEALDLLEGVRQAVDLLEAGTPQLRNAYPRAVTAAGNAVAQQTLADVFVVTDRQWRGIGMIPKSGWALSPRYAQFDAELKFGVGHLRVSESAECHSGEVLQGLLKPNECPAFGKSCTPRTPLGATMVSSEGACAAYYQFRRLEAAHA; this comes from the coding sequence ATGAAGTATCTGGATGAATTCCGTGACCCGGTGGCCGCACACACCTTGGTCGACCACATCAAGAAGCGCGTCAGCAAAACCTGGACCATCATGGAAGTCTGTGGTGGGCAAACACATTCGATCATTCGCAACGGCATCGACCAATTGCTGGACGGTGCGGTGGAATTCATTCACGGTCCGGGATGCCCGGTATGCGTGACGCCGCTCGAGATGATCGACCGCGCGCTGGATATCGCGGCGCGCGAGGACGTGATCTTCTGCTCCTTCGGCGACATGTTGCGGGTGCCGGGCAGCAGTCAGGATTTGTTCGGTGTGCGCGCTCGCGGTGGCGACGTTCGAATCGTGTACTCGCCCTTGGATGCCACCCGGGTGGCCGCCGACAATCCCGACAAGCAGGTGGTGTTTTTCGGGGTCGGCTTCGAGACCACCGCGCCGGCTAACGCGATGGCGGTGGTGCACGCGCAGCGACTCGGGCTCACGAACTTCTCCATGCTGGTCTCGCACGTGTTGGTGCCTCCGGCCATGACGGCGATCTTGAGCTCGCCGACTAACCGGGTCGAGGCATTCCTGGCCGCCGGACACGTATGCACCGTGATGGGCACCGGCGAATACGGGCCGCTGGTCGACGAATTCCAGGTTCCGATCGTGGTCACCGGATTCGAGGCGCTGGATTTGCTCGAAGGCGTCCGGCAGGCTGTCGACCTCCTGGAGGCGGGCACGCCGCAACTGCGTAACGCCTACCCGCGCGCGGTGACCGCCGCGGGCAACGCGGTCGCCCAGCAGACCCTCGCGGACGTGTTCGTGGTGACCGATCGGCAGTGGCGCGGCATCGGCATGATCCCCAAGTCCGGGTGGGCGCTGTCGCCGAGGTACGCACAGTTCGATGCCGAATTGAAGTTCGGGGTTGGGCATTTGCGGGTGTCCGAATCGGCGGAGTGCCATAGTGGGGAAGTGCTGCAGGGTCTGCTGAAACCCAACGAGTGCCCGGCATTCGGCAAGTCGTGCACGCCGCGTACGCCGCTGGGCGCGACCATGGTGTCCAGCGAGGGCGCCTGTGCGGCCTACTACCAGTTCCGGCGGTTGGAAGCCGCTCATGCCTGA
- a CDS encoding HypC/HybG/HupF family hydrogenase formation chaperone, whose translation MCLGIPGKVVGTWDEAGTRMCTVDFGGTTKTVCLAYLPDMQIGEYTIVHAGFAITRLDEASAQETLRMFNDLGVLDDELAGDEGQGRREPA comes from the coding sequence ATGTGTCTCGGAATTCCTGGCAAAGTCGTCGGCACCTGGGACGAGGCGGGGACGCGCATGTGCACCGTCGACTTCGGTGGCACCACCAAGACCGTGTGCCTGGCGTACCTGCCGGACATGCAAATCGGCGAATACACCATCGTGCACGCCGGTTTCGCCATCACCCGCCTCGACGAGGCGTCGGCGCAGGAGACCTTGCGGATGTTCAACGACCTCGGGGTTCTCGATGACGAATTGGCCGGTGACGAGGGTCAAGGCAGGAGGGAACCGGCATGA